AGAAAGGGCCGCACCCATTTCTCCTGAATTATTTGAAATACATCCTGCAAACCTTTTATCAGTTGCAGCTGCCCAAAGTGCTGCCTTCCCTAATCTTGAATGACCGAATACAATTACTTTTTCATGATCTATATCCTCATCAGCTTCAATGTAATCCATTACACGTGACAATCCCCAGCTCCATGCTGCTATTGTACCCCACTCATCTGCCTCAGGTTTTTTCTGATCTTTTAAATAGAACAATTGATGTATTCCATCACTAAAATCATCTTTATCCGGATCAATATCTCCTCTGTAAAGTGTGACAAGACCATAACCGGCATTTATAATTTTCTCCACTGACCATCTTCTGCTCATTTCTCCTCTGGACTTTTCTGTTGCCTGATTAGATGTAACACCCAGTGCTTCATTTGCAGGCACCCATGATTTTGTAATGAATATATTCTTATCGTCAATAACTGTATGATTTCCCTGGAAGTTATATCCCAAAAATACAGGAGCCTTTTTTATGGAATTAGGTAGATATATTAATAGGTCCGTACTTAACTCTTTCCCGTTTTTAATAAATGTCAGGGTGACTTGTTTGCGTTTTGCTAAACTATTTAAATAATTCCCATGCTCGGTGATTTTCACAATCACAGAGTCAAGTTTGCCAGGTATATTGCCATAAACATGATTAGTAAAACTGTAAAGAATCTCAGGCCTCCTGAATTCCTCCCAATCATTAACGTTGTTAATAATCATTCCACTATGAGATGTTAATATTGAAGGAAGGGAATAAGTCTCTACTTTCGATTCATCATAATTCACATTCCACTCCTGAGAGAATATCAAAAATGTATTTATGAATATAGTTGTGAAAAGGATCAAAGAAGATTTCCTGATAATCATGATAAGGTTTGTTTTAGTAGGTAAATAGCTTCAAATCATTATTTTTCAAATTTAATAAACATTCTTTTATTTGAATGGATTATTTTGATTGTGTTCTCAATTTATATTAAAAAGGGAAATACTGTAGTTAAGTATTTCCCTTAAAAATTTGATTTCCTATTCTCTGTATTTGCAGCAAGATGGCAATGCATCATAAGTGGCCTGATCAGCTTTATACTTATCTGTGTCATGACCAACAGCCGCTAATGCTTTTGATATTTCATCTTCAGTTGTTTTTTCAGGATTATAGTGTAAATGCAAAGTTTGGTTATCCATTTCCCAGCTTGCTAATGTAACACCTTGAACCTCCAAAGCAGTTTTTTCTATACGATCTTTACACATTTCACAACTACCACTCACATTAATCATTGCGTGTACCTCTTGGTTATGTTGTGTACTGGATTCCATATTTTCACTTTTTGAACCTGAGTTGTTTTTTTCAGAAGTTCCGGTATTACACCCGAAAAATAATAAAGAACTCAGTACTAATGTAATTAAAGCTGTTTTTCTCATTTTGTTTGATTTTATTTATTTTAATAATCCACTTGATTAGCTCCTGTATTTACAGCATGCAGGCAAAGCATCGTAAGTAGCCTGATCTGTTTTATAATTTTCAGTATCGTGTCCTGCTTTTGCTACTGCTTTTTCTATCTGATCAACAGATGTAATTGCAGGATCAAAGTCTAAATGCAGTAGTTTTGTGTTCAGATCCCAACTTGCAGAACTTACACCTTTTACTGACTTGGCACTCTTCTCAATACGATCTTTGCACATTTCACATAAACCTTGAACTTTAAGCATTGCATGCTCACCTTTCGCAGATACTGACTGCATATCATGTCCCATGTTATGTCCTTCATGCCCTGTAACAGCTCTGCCAGCAGTTTCGTTCATCATACTCTGTTTTCCTGATAATTGAGCACTTGCATCTATAATATAAGCACCATTTGTAACTATTTCCTCACCATCATTAAGTCCTGACAAGATAACATACGAATCACCAAGGGAAGGACCAAGTTCCACTTCTCGAAGCATAAAAGCAGGTGTTTCAGTATTCTGTTGCTTTACATATATTATAGAGCGCTTGCCGGTCCATAGTATTGCCGTTTTAGGAATAACAAGTTCATCAT
This window of the Lascolabacillus massiliensis genome carries:
- a CDS encoding alpha/beta hydrolase family protein; the encoded protein is MIIRKSSLILFTTIFINTFLIFSQEWNVNYDESKVETYSLPSILTSHSGMIINNVNDWEEFRRPEILYSFTNHVYGNIPGKLDSVIVKITEHGNYLNSLAKRKQVTLTFIKNGKELSTDLLIYLPNSIKKAPVFLGYNFQGNHTVIDDKNIFITKSWVPANEALGVTSNQATEKSRGEMSRRWSVEKIINAGYGLVTLYRGDIDPDKDDFSDGIHQLFYLKDQKKPEADEWGTIAAWSWGLSRVMDYIEADEDIDHEKVIVFGHSRLGKAALWAAATDKRFAGCISNNSGEMGAALSKRNFGETIEVINTAFPHWFCGNFKKYSKKEYMLPVDQHMLISLIAPRPVYIASATDDLWADPKGEFLSAKEASVAYNLYGISGLITTTMPQPDSPIIGVVSYHLRTGVHDVTDYDWEQYIKFAKFNNF
- a CDS encoding heavy-metal-associated domain-containing protein: MRKTALITLVLSSLLFFGCNTGTSEKNNSGSKSENMESSTQHNQEVHAMINVSGSCEMCKDRIEKTALEVQGVTLASWEMDNQTLHLHYNPEKTTEDEISKALAAVGHDTDKYKADQATYDALPSCCKYRE